The genomic window ATATTTTTGATCATCTTTGAGGATTTCACTAAACTGAGCTTTGGTTTGGTTTCGCAGCTGCTCTAGTTGAGCTTTTCCTTGGTCAGTATTCAGTTGTGCTTGCAATTGCGATAATCGATTGTTCAGTTGAGTTTCTGCCTGATCTGCTTCTTGGGTGATGCGGTTGAGTGTTTGAGTCTTAGCTTGATTGACGTTATTGAGGTGCAGGGGAAAAATCAGCAAGAACATCAACCCCAAAATACTTGATAGGATTAGGGCGGGAAATCTTAAATCGATACCTTGGGGGCGATCGCTTGTGGTATCAGCACTATCAATCCAATAGGCAGCAAACAGAAGCCCCAAACCTACTAAAGGAACAATTCCCCGATCAACTAGTGCTGTTGCCAAGTTGATTTGCCATACCCGATCAGTAGGTTGAAAAGGTAACAATAGAATGAAAAAGTCAACGAAAAAGGACAAAATGCAGATTATTCCAACGACCTTAACTGTGAGAGCAGTGCTCACGGAAGCAAAACGGTTAACCATAATTTTTCAAACTTGTGGTGAATACGAGTGATTTTCATATTTCAAGCTACTTAAATATTGTGCCCATGACTGTGACTATTGTGTAGAAATACAAAGCAGATTCAATACTGGTCAAGGCTATCTGCCTCTTGGTTTTCAACTAGGCCAGAGTAACATTTGTTATGTACTGTGTCTTCAGGAAATACCTGGTGTTTTAAGATACAAAATTAATGCGGGACTGGGGAGTAGAATCTCACTGAAGCTAGATTTAGATCCCCTACTTGAAGAAGTCGGGAATCTGGGCAGCAACTTTTGCTTAAGTAAGTACCATTCAGTTCTAGAGTCCAACTTATTTATGACCTTATCTTCCTCATCCCCCTCATCTCCCCTGTAAGGGCTTGTTCCCAAATCGGCAGATCCTCAGGTCGGTCAACATCAGCTAAAGGCGACAAGTTCATATGTGATAAATTAAGTTTCAGGGCAATGTCCACGGTTTTCTGGAATACTTGAGCAGTTCTCCACTCAGTGTTAACGAATAACTCCGGGATGGGTTGGCACAAACCAATTAAGTAATATTCACCATTGATCGCAGGACTAAGTACGAGGTTAAAGGTGTGTAACTTATCAAACGCTGTTGCTAGAATCTGGGCATTCACTCCAGGACTATCTGTGCCGATGATAATTACTTTTTCTGCTCCAGATAGAAAAGCATTTCTAAGCGATCGCGCCATCCGCAAACTATCGATCCCATTCACCTTGAAACTGGTAAACCAAATCTAACTCCAGCCAGTCCTGCATGAGTTGCGAATCGCTATCTGCAAATCGCACTTCCACAGATATGGCAATGGCTTTTTGCAATTCTTATAACCTGAAATATTGTATATTCAGTCATCTGGCGTTGAAGATTGCCAGCACTAATATATGCCAAAGCAGGAATCAATTGGGTTTTTGTCTTACCTGGTTCTGGATAGCGGGTGAAAATAATCAAGTGCTGTTTTGGGTTTGCTGGTAAGATCAGCACGCAATACTTTATTTAAATAAACTAAAAATATCTTAATAGCAATACTTGTTGTCTTTAGCTGTAGCATGATCTTTGCCCATTCGCTTTGCTCCTAAAATCGTAGAAACAATCACACAACGCTTAACTTTACCACCATGCTTACTGGATAGTGTTATCTGTCCTAGCGGTGGCTTACTGACATTACCTCTGTAATCAAATTGGATTTGCTTGATGCCATTTGACTGTGGTAGGGTTGTTTCCTGATCATCTAAGTGCACATTGGAATCTAGGTTATTCCAGTTAGCAGCAGATGGGTTTACTGTAGCAGGATGAACCGCCCATTGAACGATACTGTTTTGTTCACGAAAGCTGGCTTGCCAAGTCAATTTTTCCTTGGTAGCTTGCCTTTGGGCTTGGTGCATAGCAAGGTGAACTTTGTTTTGGGCAGTGTTGAGGCTTTGAGTGTCCACAAAAGCTAGCCAGTTGGGTATTTCCAGCGTAGCTAATATACCAATTAATACAATAACTACTAACATCTCTAGTAAGGTAAAACCACTGTTATAGTGCTTATTCAAGAGATTTTTTGCGTTAACTAAAGATCGTGAATGCATCTAGGTATCCATTTTTGTTTTCTGGTCGGTTTTTAGCTACCCAGATGTTGAGCAATGTTTCAGTTTCTTGGCTTCTTACTTCGCGCCGATTAGTAATACTGTAGAGTAAGGTGGGTAAGATAAAAATTATGATAATTTTCAATAACAATTTTAAGGTGAAATTTATATTCTGAAGTCTTGAAGGGTCGTTAATAAAATACTTCCACAGAAATCTAGCAGCGGCTATAGCTTTTTGTTGATTAAACGGCTCTTGTAGGGCTTTGCAGGTCAAGTATTTATATAAATTTGCTAGGCTTATATTCCAACTATGCTTAAGTGTCGTTCGCGTAGCGTCTCGTAGAGATGGTCTTACCTTGTACGCTCTCTCAAGCAATTGTAAGCAGGCTTTTTCCTGCCTGACAAGATTGGAAGAAACTGAATTATAACTTATGCGATATAAGATTTGTACAGATGGTACACATATAAAATCAAATTTAGAGGCTAATCGCAGCCACATATCCCAATCTTGAGCTGCACTTAGAGATTCGTCAAAGCCACCTAATGTAATTAAAGCTTTTCTACAAATTAAGGGATTGGAACCATTCTCTAAAAAGTTATTTATTAACAAATTTTCATAAACATTTCCATTAACATTAATGCGCTTGCCTAAAAGTAGGAATTTACCATTTGCATTAATATAATCAGTCCAACTGTAAGCAACTTTCGTAGTAACATTTTCTTGCAGAGCTTTTAACTGACACTGAAGTTTATCAGGTGTCCAAAGATCATCTGCATCTAAAAAACTAACAAATTCTCCAACTGCACGGTCTAGCCCTCGGTTACGGCTGACGTTTCCGCCAGCATTGGAATAGGAAAACACTTTTATTCGTGAGTCTTGGATTTGTGTAACAACTTCTAAAGTTGAGTCTTGTGAACCATCATTTATTATAATTAATTCAAAGTTAGTAAAAGTTTGATTTAAAGCAGACTGAATTGTGTGCTTAATAGTCTTTTCACTATTATAAGCGGGGATGATTACAGAAATT from Nostoc sp. UHCC 0926 includes these protein-coding regions:
- the hpsJ-B gene encoding hormogonium polysaccharide biosynthesis protein HpsJ, translating into MVNRFASVSTALTVKVVGIICILSFFVDFFILLLPFQPTDRVWQINLATALVDRGIVPLVGLGLLFAAYWIDSADTTSDRPQGIDLRFPALILSSILGLMFLLIFPLHLNNVNQAKTQTLNRITQEADQAETQLNNRLSQLQAQLNTDQGKAQLEQLRNQTKAQFSEILKDDQKYKQALESPQIPANIKELLKKAKTDPQVLDKAIEQQTDLQTLRNQQLSQVRQRRDETEQQAKDAAWKSGLRIGISSLLLSIGYIIIGWTGLRGRGALQGAKPRATAR
- a CDS encoding type II secretion system protein; amino-acid sequence: MHSRSLVNAKNLLNKHYNSGFTLLEMLVVIVLIGILATLEIPNWLAFVDTQSLNTAQNKVHLAMHQAQRQATKEKLTWQASFREQNSIVQWAVHPATVNPSAANWNNLDSNVHLDDQETTLPQSNGIKQIQFDYRGNVSKPPLGQITLSSKHGGKVKRCVIVSTILGAKRMGKDHATAKDNKYCY
- a CDS encoding glycosyltransferase, with the translated sequence MMRTSKNLPKISVIIPAYNSEKTIKHTIQSALNQTFTNFELIIINDGSQDSTLEVVTQIQDSRIKVFSYSNAGGNVSRNRGLDRAVGEFVSFLDADDLWTPDKLQCQLKALQENVTTKVAYSWTDYINANGKFLLLGKRINVNGNVYENLLINNFLENGSNPLICRKALITLGGFDESLSAAQDWDMWLRLASKFDFICVPSVQILYRISYNSVSSNLVRQEKACLQLLERAYKVRPSLRDATRTTLKHSWNISLANLYKYLTCKALQEPFNQQKAIAAARFLWKYFINDPSRLQNINFTLKLLLKIIIIFILPTLLYSITNRREVRSQETETLLNIWVAKNRPENKNGYLDAFTIFS